In Nocardia sp. XZ_19_385, the sequence GGAACAGGAACGACGTAAGTATGCCCTGGATTTGCTGACGGACGCGCAGAAACCAGGAATGTCGCGACCCTGGGAAGGCAACCTGACCGAGGTCTACGCCGCGTACATCAACTTCGAAGCCGAGGCGCTCTCGGCTCGGCACTACCAGACCTCGTATATCCCGGGCCTGCTGCAGACCCCGCAGTACGCCATGGCGGTCATCGACACCACCATGCCGAAGGTCGAGGCCTCCATCATGGAGAGCCGCGCCCAAGCCCGGATCGAACGCGCCCGCGTGCTCAGCAAGGACGACCCGCTGGAGCTGTGGGTCGTCCTCGACGAAGCCGCGATCCGGCGGGTGGTCGGCGGGCCGGAGGTCATGCACGGCCAGCTGGAGAAGCTGCTCCTGGAGGGCAAGCGGAAAAACGTTATCCTGCAGATACTTCCGTTCGACGCGGGCGCGCACCCGGGGATGGCGGGCTCGTTCACGCTGGTGGACTTCCCGAAGCCGGAGGACCCGGAGCTGGTGTACGTCGAAGGCATCGCGGGTGACGAACTCATCGAAGGTCACGCCGAGATCCGGCGCTTCGGCGTGATCTTCGATCAACTCCGGGCGATGGCCCTCAGCCCGCGCGACTCCTCGGCCCGCATCGAGAAGATTGCCGAAGGGATGCAGTAGGGCTGAAGATCACCGCTACGACACGAAAGTCCCTGACCTGCGAATAGTTTCGCTCAGAAACGGGTAGTCTCCTTTGTCCGGATGTCGTACAGAGGAGCACCCCTCATGGCCGATGTGACCGCTGAACCCGCTGCCCAAGAACAACCGTCGCTCAAACGGGTGATGGGGCCGTGGTTGCTCCTGCTCTTCGTCGTAGGCGACATCCTCGGCAGCGGCGTCTACTCGCTGACCGGCAAGGTCGCCGGCCATGTCGGCGGCGCGGTCTGGGTGCCGTTCGTGGTCGCGTTCCTGATCGCGCTGGTCACCGGACTCAGTTATCTGGAACTGGTCACCAAATATCCCCAGGCCGCCGGCGCCGCGCTGTACACGCACAAAGCGTTCGGCATCCACTTCCTCACCTTCATGGTCGCCTTCGCGGTCATGAGCTCCGGCATCACCTCGGCCGCCACCGCGGCCCGCGCCTTCGCCGCCAACTTCGCCGAGGCCTTCG encodes:
- a CDS encoding helix-turn-helix transcriptional regulator; amino-acid sequence: MAGKRTVLTAGLRRLAALLFEMREGVGLSKEEVSGKTGINVTTLYRIEAAQARPQRRTLMTLLDMYGVEQERRKYALDLLTDAQKPGMSRPWEGNLTEVYAAYINFEAEALSARHYQTSYIPGLLQTPQYAMAVIDTTMPKVEASIMESRAQARIERARVLSKDDPLELWVVLDEAAIRRVVGGPEVMHGQLEKLLLEGKRKNVILQILPFDAGAHPGMAGSFTLVDFPKPEDPELVYVEGIAGDELIEGHAEIRRFGVIFDQLRAMALSPRDSSARIEKIAEGMQ